In the Glycine max cultivar Williams 82 chromosome 6, Glycine_max_v4.0, whole genome shotgun sequence genome, tgatgttttaatattttgtccATTCCACAATAATTGTCATCCTAACTTttgtatataaattaagaaaaattaataaataagtgaaagagaataattaatttacaaaataaatcttatccttatcattaacttattttaatttttgttgtttgacattaatattattataagggATATAACtggaaaaaataatacttattaCACTACTGtcaaaattaagataaatgatattgtaaaaaaaaaacaaataaaataataataataatatgatagttttataaaattgttataattttttcatctatttattaaacttttttcatatttaaaaatttaaaacaagacttattattataaaaaaagaaatttttttaaattaattatttatagaaaTGTGCGAAATTTTGTGCTAACAATATTCGACAACTAAACTTAATAAATAACGtataattataaacataaacaattaaataaaacaacaagAGTTTTAAGAACAAATCATATTAATactccttaatttatttttaatgagaaataatatttttcttatttaatgtttAGAGTAACTCGACCTCTTTTATATAGGAATGTTACAAATAATATCCGTGTAGTGTTTTTAAAGATTATGAAAGTTTTGTAAATACTTGTTGGGTATAGATTTTTGACCCATTATGGGGAAACAGCGAAAAGGGACAAAGTAGTTAATAAGAAAACTGAAACTGAGTTGTCAAAGTCAGCACAGCACAGCAGCGATACAAGCGGGTACGTACCATTCTCAACCCAAAGCAAAATTTAATTGCACCACATAAACATTTTCAATTCCGAAATTGCCTATAAAACCACCAACCAAGTTCCTTTCAACTAGGCAAGAAATATCACAGAGCAGAGacaagttataattataatgggGGGTTGGGCTATAGCGGTGCATGGTGGCGCGGGTGTGGACCCTAATCTTCCACCAGAGCGTCAAGAGCAAGCCAAACAACTCCTCACTCGCGTTCTCAATCTTGGCATCTCTGCCCTTCGTTCCGATGCTTCTGCCCTCGACGTCGTCGAACTTGTCGTACGTTAATTTTCCCTTCTTACTTGCTATTGGGTTCATGCATGGCCAGTTCTAGATATGCATGTCTTTTTTAACCACATAAAGtgaacaatatttttttgttacaggtACGGGAACTGGAAACAGATCCCCTGTTCAACTCTGGTCGCGGAGCAGCTCTGACAGAAAAGGGAACAGCGGAATTGGAAGCAAGCATCATGGATGGTTACAAGAGACGATGCGGCGCCGTTTCGGGCGTCACCACCGTCAAAAATCCTATCTCACTCGCTCGTCTTGTCATGGAAAAGTCACCCCACTCCTACCTCGCCTTTAACGGCGCTGAAGATTTCGCCAGACAACAGGtcaaatcattaattatttctttttcgtCCACCTTTTCCGTCCCTGCCAAACTGGCGCCACCTCATGCCAAATACAATCTCGTTTATCACATTTTATTTCTCcgcaaataatatataataatacaaatattgGTGACTGGCTGAATTTGTGTTATTAGGGAGTGGAGATTGTGGAGAACGAATACTTCATCACTCCTGAAAATGTTGGTATGCTGAAACTGGCAAAGGAAGCAAACACAATCCTGGTAATTAGCTAGCTAGCACACAtttaataaagagaaaatacTATActataatctttattttattatatagaaTTATTGGCGATGAAAACGTGGGTGATAGTGTTTGTGTTATTATGATGCAGTTTGATTATAGGGTGCCATTGCAAAATGGATACGATAACTGCGGTGTGGAGGTTGAGAATCCATTGCAAATGAATGGACTGCCAATAAGCGTGTACGCGCCGGAGACGGTGGGGTGCGTGGTGGTGGACAGCGAGGGACGGTGCGCGGCTGCCACGTCGACAGGAGGGTTGATGAACAAGAAGTGCGGTAGGATCGGTGACTCACCACTAATAGGTGCAGGGACTTACGCGTGTAAGGTGTGTGGGGTTTCGTGCACTGGTGAAGGAGAAGCTATAATACGTGGCACGCTGGCGCGTGAGGTGGCAGCGGTGATGGAATATAAAGGACTGGGACTTGAGGAGGCAGTGGAGTATGTGATGGAGCACCGTTTGGATGGAGGGAAGGCAGGGTTGATCGCCGTGTCAAGTTCTGGTGAGGTGGCCTATGGATTCAACTCTAATGCAATGTTCAGGGCATGCGCCACCCAGGATGGATTCATGGAGGTTGGAATCTGGGAATAAATAATTCCTTGCTTcataaaaatgtgaaataattCTAGTAgtcctttctctctttctctgcaAAGGAATTCCCCTCAGTGTGCTCTTATCCAACAACcaccaataaaaacaaaatacaccaAATAAACTTTTTAGAATTTCTATATTTGTCACAAGTTATTAGTGTATTTTAgccaaaaatatctcacaaagatttttcatttgcCATATATCAGTCTATTCTAAAAATCTTACTTGTCAGTCTACTCTTCTCCATATACATTTAATTAAGGAACCATGATTTTCACAAATAAACTCGATTTTATAGAGTATGTAACTAAACGTTTTTCTCATCATGATTAGTAATATAAAGtttctattttgaaatttaaattgagtcGTAGCAAGAAAAGACAGACAAggaatgaagaaataaaaaaagggatGCATAATGAAACATACTCAACATGAGTTTTTTTCCCGCTTATATCTTATCCGACTCGATCGAGATATTGCTTATTTATCCGTGAtcttttgtagaaaaaaaatagcatcGTTCTTATAGTAgtattaatgtatatttaatccACACTACTAATTAAGAGTATTTTTAGAAGTAACATTACACCTTTCTATTAATTTTCCTAATTCTTTatagtataaattataattgtaacaaaaaaaactaatattagtgtcaattataattaatgcaTATTATGAtcctcaaaaaataattaatgcatttaAATGCTataataacactttttttttttacaataaacatcCAGGAGTTTGGGAAACACAGtaaacaattatattattatctctatctcattttattttacgtCTTCACAAAAAATGGTCTGTTTTacaattgttattttataatatcaatgaaacattaaataattttctaatcTGGAGTATTTTCTTAACCATTATTGTAGAGTgcaaaaaagtataattaagagagaaactaaaaaatatgacagattttaaaaatacattaggAAATTacgcaataattttaaaaagttctaAAATGCtcattacatttttattttattctgtcAAAACATTAATTGTCAAGCAAAATGTGATAGAaggaatattaatataaattaatcattatGTTTAATGTTGAATATTATttccttcattattttttaagtgtatttttcatgaattatagcttcttctttttgttaaattttaattatttttacatttatcaTGGAAGcaatttattcaaggaaaaaacTTAGATGCAGTATAATAGGTGTTGTTGGTACtctttttagttaaatttgGAGTTTATCTCAAAAATACACATTGACACTTAATGGAATCATTCATTACGCATATTAACGAATACATCTAACCTTAAATCAATTGTGACTCAGTGTCTTATCTATCTTTCGTTGATTAATAAAGGATTCAATAGAAAACTtgatattcctttaatttaaGGATGGcgaagtttttttaataagcaaatcagaatatatatatatatatataaataaaggagagatccatttacttttaaaatattttttttacagttaCTTCTtatcttcatcattttttttaagatctgttgattcaaattaattataatcattagactttaaaaaaataaaataaaataaaaaagttactcttaaaataagtttattaatcctctctctctctatatatatatacacacaagtAGATGTTACAGTCATAAGCCCAGTGTGGGCTTTAATTTAACAATGACCCTGCGTGTGTAATTCCATAAGAATCTTGATATATACAAGAATAAGCATATAGGAAGATACTCAGGAAGGAAGCGCACTCCACCAGCCACACAACATGAAAACATAAATTCCAGAAAAATTAACTAgataaacaaagagaaaaagtcTAAATATATATCCAATATGACAGATGTGATCAGCTCGGTGAGAATTTCCAGCAAGCAAAAAAACCGATCGATGATATCTTCCAACAATCTAGCATAACACGAGGAAACTAATTAAAGATGCAAGGTCCAGTGTTGGATTCCCATTGGACAAAGGAATACGTGAAACTTGGCAAATATGATTTTAGCCAAGACCAAATCTGAAATAGAACATCATGCatagtcataaaaaaattattttgatctaAGTTAGTGATAAAAACCATATAAACCTCAAAATAAACCTGACCAACACAataattgtattattattactttccTGTCTCTgctaaatgaaattaattggggtatagtaataatatatatagaagAAATGATTTGTGtgtcatataaaattatatgttttaaaatgaaatgatttattttttaaaatcttctaCGAATCCTTNNNNNNNNNNNNNNNNNNNNNNNNNNNNNNNNNNNNNNNNNNNNNNNNNNNNNNNNNNNNNNNNNNNNNNNNNNNNNNNNNNNNNNNNNNNNNNNNNNNNTAGTTTTAATCTGATTAATCAGTTTAtctcaattatataaatcaaattgaatcagttatttaatatttctattgGTTCAACCAATCAACACCCTACCTAAACCAAAGCTCCAGTTGGCTTATATATTTGCAGTGGCATtatcttctcttgaagagataATATTTCCAATTTATTTTGACCATCGTGCACAAtgtacaatttatacaaaagaaacTATATTTCttcttatacttttttttctacaaCTAGAAAGGAGATCaaaggaagagaaaagaaaaagtatggAATAAAATAGGtgataataaagaaaaagtcatTAATTACTTGcgcctataataaaaaaaatataaagaaaaatggatTCATGTAAGAAAtagttctaaaaatatattttaagaataaaacaaaactcaatataataatttatttaatcctaaaattttattcagaatctaaataattaaatgtgaTTACAGAGAAAATTAAGAATGAACGACACATTTTTACTAATAGTATTGAATATAAAATTCTTTGCGACATTTAAacttttaaagactaaaatcaatatTAGAATAATGTTCACCAAATATCATGTTTATCTTGATTGCATAAGCTAAAGccaagtttgtttttgtttatcctGATCTTATACGTTCGTAACAATCCCATGCTGGACGTGTATGTTGTTCAACTGTCCAAAACCGAgctttctatattttatttcaacaaattgACATTGACAATTGGACATGCTtcaaattcaatatatataattctctaaaaaaaaatcaatatgtatAAATTTCGTGATCTTGGACGGTCCAAGCCGTGTGTTGGGGCACTTTCTTATTAATTTCGTCAAAGTACAGTCAACTATCCCCGATGAAATTAGTTACATTTTGTATTTACAAATTAGCACGATAATATTAATGACAATTTAAATAAGCCTTGACTTGAGTATTCGTTTTGTAGATATATATGATAAAGGATAATATAGGAAAAATTATCATGTGTTCAATTCATTATTTGCCTACGTACCTGACGAGATATCACAAAACAATTCTATTAATTCTATTATTTGCCTAAGAAATGTTTTTCTCATTCATCTTGACTCTTGTTTCCCCCTTAACCCTTTGGTCTCTTTCGATTCTCTTCGTATGTGTTGTTTACATTCTTACTGTCCTAGCAATACTTGCGTTTCCCAGCTAATTTCTGGTCGATCGTAATTCATGATTGAGGTTGTCAACGAATCTCCCTTAATTATAGCaataatttatagttttaattattatttcattttataagatatattttctttaatctatttaagaaattaacattttccaacaaatatttttttataagtatggGTCATAAATCAAACTGATTATCATATGACatgtgttaaaaataataatatttattaattatgttatattatcTTGTCATGTTGAAACATGATTCAATGAATAGGAATGGAATGAATGAAactttttactaatattttttcaaactttttcttaaaatatattattttatttgttttttttaattaaagtaactttttttaagatatataaaGTACTTACATTTGTTGTTACtactctttttaattaaatatatttttgttgtttatataattttttataatttaaaattctaatctaATTCAATGTATCATAGAAgaatatagttttaaaattaagcacatccttaattaagtatatttgaaaaatgtatgtaatttttttgtaatgacAACTTTTccatttaaatatgatttatattaaatCATACAATGTAATTATTTAGTTGATCATCTGTAACATATGATAATATAGTGCTACCCGGTTTTGTTCTTTGGTATGCATCTAACACGTGATAGAATAAGAccatattagattttttaaaaaagtctaGATTTATATCCGTATCATActcttatctctctctctctctttttttttttttttttttgcatatcaTACTCTTATCTAActcttttatattgttttttctttattctattATATCCATCAAATGACCTTGATGATCTTATAGACTATAATTAATAGATCGTGAGACATTGATCGTAGAAGTTTATGCCATTTATGGATTATTTGAGAATAAGAGGCGTAGCTAGTTTTATACGGGTCAATTTGGTTCAGTTTTGGACGAAAAAGTTGAACTAATCAAATttggttgaaatttaattttttattatatttcaataaacgTGAATCAAACCAacttaataaaaatcaagtttGGTTCAGCGGACACCATTGAATTAACATATGCGtactttaaaaatcttaattaaaaatatgaaacaaattcaaaaatatgtcgcaagaatatatatttttgtcataaggggtgattttttttctctcaaaaccTATGGATTTATCATAATTGTATACcacaaattaataacaattttacatttaatagttataattttaaaatacaaacaagTCATTCTAATAGAACTCAAGCCAATCTTCTTAAACTATTGAGTTGGAAccttgtgaataaaaaaaaatatatcttaaattAAAGGCAAATCTCATTAAAGATGgtcaatcaaattttttatgaaaatttatgattatcAAAATAGTTGAATACTctgtattaataatataatattaaaaaaattacagagaTTGATTGACTTTGGGTTGGttctgatttaaaaaaatattcctctgttgaatattttatattttaaaatataaaaaatattaattatttttaataatactcaataaataaatggtattaatatatttacactTGTTACTATACCATGAAACTATTAAGAGAATTTTATTctcatgaaattattttatcacgAAAATTATAATCAATTGTTTGGATAAAATGTGTATGATATCTTAAAtgataaatagaattttatttttggtgtatAATGACATCATAATAATGAAGATAGAATCTTAGACTTGATGCTTATTACTCAAACTTCTCATCACTAAACCAACCTTAGTGAATGGTGAATAAAATGAGGCAAGAGGAGTACTCTACCAAAATAGCTAATGCATTCTTAATTTATCCAATGAAGAATTTCTCAGTTGTAGccgaaaaattagaaaataaaatcaggCAAAGGAATTGACAGCTAGCGAACATGTGTTTTTGATGAAAGAGATGGCTGATGGAAGCGAGACATGAATGGGCAGGCTAAACGGATGTCCAGGTGAAAGAATTTAGAGAATGATTAATTGCAAATCCCTTATCCGGAGTTGTATTCTATCTTTTATATGAACAACATTAACATCAACCTTTTGCAGCATCAAGTATTCATGCAGTCATGCTTTAAATTGAAATGATTCTTACACTGATCGAGTTTTCATAATTGTGTTTATGCCTATGGGTGAAAATAGTAATGAAAAAAGAATGCTACTATAAGAATGTTGGGTACATAGTTGAGAACAAGGGAAGCATATTAACATAAAAGGCATAATTATACAGCCTGATTGCCTCATTAAGAATTGGGCTAACATTGTAATTTGGATTTGAAGAAGGTACGAACTGAAGGAATGCATCGGCCATCATCTGCCCAAGATGCACCTG is a window encoding:
- the LOC100796941 gene encoding probable isoaspartyl peptidase/L-asparaginase 2; its protein translation is MGGWAIAVHGGAGVDPNLPPERQEQAKQLLTRVLNLGISALRSDASALDVVELVVRELETDPLFNSGRGAALTEKGTAELEASIMDGYKRRCGAVSGVTTVKNPISLARLVMEKSPHSYLAFNGAEDFARQQGVEIVENEYFITPENVGMLKLAKEANTILFDYRVPLQNGYDNCGVEVENPLQMNGLPISVYAPETVGCVVVDSEGRCAAATSTGGLMNKKCGRIGDSPLIGAGTYACKVCGVSCTGEGEAIIRGTLAREVAAVMEYKGLGLEEAVEYVMEHRLDGGKAGLIAVSSSGEVAYGFNSNAMFRACATQDGFMEVGIWE